TAGGATAGGAAACCTTGACTCTTAATCCTTGCCATGAGTGTCTTTTAGTATTTATAGTTCCTTAGTTGTAGCTATACTTTCTTGTTCATCACACTAAAAACCCCCAAAATTCCCATAACCGATAATATACACACTTCCCTGTAATTcccttgagagatgacccgagatttaaatactctcaatttttattagtttaacttaagtgacaaacaaattaaactttgattgagagtTGTTTTCAGTATGGATCTATACTTCAATAgaattattttgtgaaaattctaaACCGACGATTTTTCTATATCAACCTGCAAAGACAAGGCCGACTAGAAAGTATAATACAACTCAGAAGTATACAAAATAGAACCTATTTTTCCATAaatcaacctctaagaggaatATAAAAGTATGTGTTCAAAAGTGGAGAATGTAAATACACTAAGTACAAAATGTAAAATCTAAAGGAGTATTCGCTTTCTATAGAGAGTTTGGCACGCTCAACGAGGCACTTCACGTTCtgtattgaaaaataaaatccgACAACGGGTAAGAACCCGAAGGTTCTTAGTAGGATAATAATTTCAAATAGAGACTATGTAAAAAAGATATGAACCCGTTAATCAATGCTAAACTCCAAATCATTCAAGGTTCAAGCCTAAGGTCTTTCTAATCCAAATAGGTTTAAGTTACTAAGTCTCAGCTCTGATCAATTATTTATAATCTCAGCTCTTTCCAACACTAAACTATTAATTCTCTCAATATCATTATTGTTCATTATTCTATCTCAGCCCTTTTGGTCTTATCAGTTTCtaacaattattattaataacatTCAGTCTCAATGGTATCAATTATTATCATTAGTTTCAACAATCTTATTACAAGTCATCACTCATACTAGTACTTTCAATTTCTCAACCCAGAGTAAGTGAGGTGAATCACAATCCTTGCATCTACCCAGGGACTTCCAAtcttaacccggagcaagtggggcaaaccacaatccttgcaCCTACCCAGGCAATTTAAATACTAATCAATACTCATTTCCATCACCCAATCATTCCATCATTAACATTTCATCAAATACAGCCCTCAGCATCAACATTGCCAGTATAAGGGATCTCTCAACTGTTCAAACACATACAAAATAatacaagaaatatacaaatagaGAGAACAGATAAAGTAGGTAGCTCAATTAGCATATAGATACAATTATTCAACAAGGCAAGCCAAATACAAGATGCGCACCCAACCAATACACACAAATACAGATGATGCATGCTTGTCCTACTGGCCATGAGCTCACACATCGGTTATGTTGCCAGATTGTGCAGAATTAGAATGTCCACAATtgaaccggcaagtgcaccgggttgtaccaagtaatacctcaagtgcgtgaaggtcgatcccacgaggattgatagaccaagcaacaatggttgattgattcacttattcaaacaagaaaaaaatggTGTTTTGAGAGTTTAATTGtattaaacagtaaattcaaAGAATTAGAAAGCAAACAGTAAACTTAGTGTGAAATCTACGTGAGAgaatagttaaggtttcagagttgtTTATTTTTCGGATTTCtatttcttaccaactattttaatcatgcaagattcaattcatggcaaactgtaattgactaaaccctaattccttagtgATTTAGTCTCCACTAACCTAGttaattgccaattccttggtcgcTTAATTTCAATTAGAGATTTAAGCTCAATTCTAGTTTAGTAgccacaaaaaccctaattacccaaatataagaggattatatgtcacgtatcccgttaagtccagataattagtgatttaggagaaattattttcaagaTTTTGTCCAAGTAAATTATTTTTCCAAGGTTTAACAAGAACAGACATAGAAAAAAGGTTATCTTCTAATATACCCTAATCCCTAGGATGAAGAACAAAAGCAAattcttgaaaattgaaatcaatacattaattaaaatagaatgacaatagtattaatccatagaataaacagagctcctaaccttaacagtggaggtttagttactcatggttcagagagaaaactagggtTCTCAAAAGTGTAAATTGTAGAATGAGGTGCGTAAGAGAGAAGAGAGCCCGAATGGATaaatctttttccttttatatctaacctaattaatgtaaaatatattttctaaaactaaataatatcttttcttatagtaaataaaataaatttttaatcaaaatcCCTAAAGGATCACGTTGCTGGCCTCTCTTGAGACGTGGGGACCACCCTTGATTCTGAAGTTGGTGTCAAACTTGGGAAAGACCAAGTTTGGCGCCACCTTGTCCGCAAGTGACTGTCATTCATATGTTGATCCCGATGCCAAACTTGGAATTCCCAAGTTTGGCGCCACCATACCAGCAACGAGTGGAGACTTTGTGATGATCATGGCGCCAAACTTGGAGATTGTCAAGTTTGGCGCCACCCCTTGGATTGCTCAGGTTCCGTTTATACCTTCTGAACTCTGTCAAATCcgtccgaatgctacctaaaataaaccaaattgCACACAATTCGAAGTAGcattcatagtggctaaaaatacctaaatcttgattaaacttaacaaTTTCAAATGCAATTTCAAATCTCCGTCGCTGTTCTCTCTTCTCTGTGCCTGCCATCGGTGCTGATCTTCATCGCTGCCCATCACCGTTCATCGCCGCCCATCATCGTTGGTGGTCACCACCCGTCGCCACTGGTGGTTGACGTCGCTCATCGCCACAGTTCCCTTTCTTTATGTTTCATAGTTACATACATTCCCTATTTTTCCTTCGTTGTTTGTTTAGTTCATCGTCTCCTTCTCTTCCTTCAAAAACCTTTCTTCCTCCAATTTTTTCCGTTCAGTTCAGTTCACTATGTTAACTTCCAAACCAGCCCCTGATTCTAATATCCCTGCACCTGTCCCTGTGTCTCTGCTGGTCATGCTGCTGGCACTGCTCCTGCTCATCCTGCAGTTGCTATCCATTCCAGTAGAATTGAAGCAATGGGGTAAATGAGCCTACAGCAAATAATAGGagaagtgatgagcggataatttatacgctttttggcattgtttttagtatgtttttagtatgttttagttagtttttattatatttttattagtttttagttaaaattcacttttctggactttactatgagtttgtgtgtttttctgtgatttcaggtattttctggctgaaattaagggacctgagcaaaaatctgattcagaggctgaaaaggactgcagatgctattggattctgacctccctgcactcgaagtggattttctggagctacagaagcccaattggcacgctctcaactgctttggaaagtagacatcttgggctttccagcaatgtataatagtccatactttgcctgagatttgatggcccaaactggcgttcgaaattagctcaaaactgcccggcgttaaacgccgaaactggcacaagaatgggagttaaacgcccaaactggcacaaaagctggcgtttaactccaagaaaagtctctacacatgaaagcttcaatgctcagtccaagcacacaccaagtgggcccggaagtggatttttatgtaatttactcatctttgtaaaccctaggctactagttctctacaaataggacattttgctattgtattttcatctttggatctttgatcatctttagatctttgaatcttgagatcactttagatcttttgatcatatttggacgtctagttcttagatcattgggggactggcctctcggccatgcctagacctttttcttatgtattttcaacggtggagtttctatacaccatagattaaggtgtggagctctgctgtacctcgaatattaatgcaattactattgttcttctattcaattcatcttgttcttgttctaagatatcacttgttcctcaacttgatgaatgtgatgatccgtgacactcatcatcattctcacctatgaacgtgtgcctgacaaccacctccgtgatgattagccatgctgtgacagagtgcgttgaatattttcactgagaggacgggactgtagccactgacaacggtgatgcccaacatacagcttgccatggtaaggagtaagaaggattggatgaagacagtaggaaagcagagagacggaagggacaaagcatctccatacgcttatctgaaattctcaccaatgaattacataagtatctctatctttattttatgctttattcttatatcatccataaccatttgaattttcctgactgagatttacaaggtgaccatagcttgcttcataccaacaatctccgtgggatcgacccttactcgcgtaaggtttattacttggacgacccagtgcacttactggttagttgtgcgaagttgcgataaagagttgagattgcaattgagcgtaccatgttgatggcgccattgatgatcacaatttcgtgcaccaagaaggcaacaaaatagaaaaaaggaAACAACCTACAGCTCCAAAGGGTGGACCAAGTTGACGAGAGCTAGAATTTAGATGGTTTATTTCATCATTCTTTAGTTTAAAGACATGATGAGACAATGGCTTTGGTCTTTCTTTtaagtttttagtttttatgttcTATGTCTTACGTTTATTTGTTGAATTTTCTATTATATTTGCTACCTTAATTGGATGTCTTATGACTAGAAAAATGATTACatagattatattttataatttattatatttgcaATTTTTTTGCATGTTGTTTTGTGCATATATATGCATTTTTTAGGTAATCCGCCATTTCCGCCATTTTTCGCAACGCTAATTATGGTGGGTTTTTGGCTCACCACCATGAGCCACCATCTGTAATAAAAAACTATGAACGCCATTGAAATGGCGAAAATGGCGGGgggttttggattttttgaaaaaaaaaattgggggTAATTGGATAATTTAGGAAACCCTAAGTGATACCTGTAACCCTAATTAGCCTCTGTTATCCAAAAACTTCTCTTCCTCTCTTATTCATGTCAAAAACGGCTCTCCATCTTTGTTCTATCTTCACTGTGCCTGTCGTCGGCACCGATCTTCACTGCTGCCCGTCGCCGTCCATCATCGCTGATGGTCGCCACCCGTCGCCGCTGGTGGTTGCCGCCGCTCATCATGACAATTTCCTCTCTTTTTGTTTCATAGTTACATACATAccctttttttctttgttgttCATTCAGTTCATCGTCTCCTTCTCTTCCCTTATAAACCTCTCTTCCTCCAATTTTCTCCGTTCAGTTCAGTTCACTATGTCAAATTCCATACCAGTCCTTGATTCTAATACCCCTGCATCTGTCCCTGCCCCTGTCCCTGCCTCTATCTCTGCTGGTCATGCTGCTAGCACTGCTCCTGCTCATCCTGCAACTACTGTCTGTTCCAGTAGAATTGAAGCTATGGGGGGAGGGGAATGAGCCTACGGCAAATACTAGGAGAAGACAAcaaagtaaaaaaagaaaacaacctACAGCTCCAAACGGTGGACCAAGTTGATGAGAGCTAGAATTTAGATGGTTTATTTCATCATTCTTTAGTTTAAAGACATGATAAGACAACGGCTTTAGTCTTTCTtttaagttttagtttttatgttcTATGTCTTATGTTTATTTGTTGAATTTTCTATTATATTTGCTACCTTAATTGGATGTCTTATGACTAGAAAAATGATTATATAGATTAGATTTTATAGTTTATTATATTTGCAATTTTTCTACATGttttttttgcatatatatGCATTTTTTAGGTAATCTGCCATTTCTGCCATTTTTGCAACGCCAAATCTGGAAAATTTTTTGCTCACCACCTTGAGCCGCCATCCATAATAAAAAACTATGAACGCCATTGAAATGCCAGAAATGGCGGGGGTTTtcagattttttgaaaaaaaattgagggTAATTGGATAATTTAGGAAACCCTAAGTGATAACTATAACCCTAATTAGCCTATGTTATTCAAAAACTTCTCTTCCTCTCTTATTCATGTCAAAAATGACTTTCCGTCTCTGTTTTCTCTTCTCTGTGTCTACCATTGGCGCCGATCTTCACCGCTGCCCGTCGCCGCCCATCGTCGCTGGTGGTCGCCACCCGTCGCCGCTGGTGGTTGCCGCCGCTCATCACTACAGTTCCCTCTCTTTCTGTTTCGTAGTTACATACATACCCTTTTTTTCGTTGTTTGTTCATTTCATCGTCTCCTTCTCTTCCTTCATAAACCTCTCTTCCTCCAATTTTTTCTGTTTAGTTCAGTTCACTATGTCAACTTCCAGACCAACCCTTGATTCTAATACCCCTGCACCTGTCCATGCCCCTGTCCCTGCCTCTGCCTCTGCTGGTCATGCTGCTGGCACTGCTCCTGCTCAAACTGCAACTGCTGTCTGTTCCAGTAGAATTGAAGCAATTGGGGGGAGGGGGGAATGAGCTTACGACAAATACTAAGAAAAgacaataaaatagaaaaaggaaaCAACTTGCAGCTCCAAAGAGTGGACCAAGTTGATAAAAGCTAGAATTTAGATAGtttattttatcattctttAGTTTAAAGACATAATGAGACAATGACTTTGgtctttcttttaaattttttatttttatgttctATGTCTTATGTTTATTTgctgaattttttattatatgtgTTGCATTAATTTAATATCTTATGACTAAAAAAATGATTATATTAATTAGATTTTAtagtttattatatttacaattttgcatatatatatatattcaagaTTTCGTATGAGTGAGAAGGACTAATCGAAAATTTGATCACAAAATTGAATTTCTATtcagaataataaaaaataacgaGAGTTTTAAAGTAGCTATTCTAAAACTATCCTAATTAACAAAGTTGAGTTGATCTAATGGTTAACTTACTAGTCCACTTAAGCAAGTGTTGGGGTTCAAATTCCGCTTTGTGCATGCAACAACCCATTGACCAGCGGTAAACTCTTAAATAGAGATCAGTACCGTGATAGATTAATTCTTGATCTGCCGAGCTGGAAATACCGTGAGaaaccgaaaaataaaaaataaataatgtgattaaaaaaattaagttgaaTTTATAAAATGTCAAAAAGAAATTTaagtattaaatttaaaatttaaaattttaaaaatcttttaaaaacaataaattgaTACCTGCGACAAGTGTCTATTAAGATTACGTTCTTTTCTTGAATCCAGGTCAAGACTTTGTGCATAAATTCTGTATATTCACCGCACAAGTCACAATCCTTTTCTGCGAGTTCTTCTGAATTGAGAAGATTATCTAGCAAATCTTGAAGGAAAAACCATATCCGCTCGTTTGAATTGTCTTTTATGTGATAACGAACTTCCATAGCTCTGGTAGCCGCCATGGCACAACAAGATCCTACGTTCAAAAACCAAATATTATTCAATATGCATGCATAACATATTTAAATCTAAATGTTCTATATTAAGTCCATAATTTTctttgaataataaattaattaacaactACTGTATTAATAAGCATGTTAGTCAACACTATAAACTTAGTTATATTCTAGTTAGCTTAATTGGATTTTAAACGTGTATATAAACTAATGTTCTACAGTTAATTTAGAGTGATTAACTActgataaaaatttaatttttgttttctctttttttttttttaatttctgtcaCTTTTGTTATGAAATTGTTAACTCATAGTAAAACACAGTTATTCAAATATATGCATTTTTATTAAATTCATAATCAAGAAACTaaacttttaattataaaactaaaattagtTAAAGCACTATAAGACCTAGAAAACTTGTTAGCTAATTAAATTGGACCGGATGAGTCGCCAAAAAAAAATTGGACCGATGGATTATTAATGGGTAGGTTTAGATTAAATTGTGTGCGCCCCAAGAGCCCAATGCTCACTCACATACACACATCTAAACCCTAAATACACTAATTAAACGTATGCCCaatttgaataaataatttatataagtttttttttaagaagAATTTAGAGTATAAGGATTTTTATTAAAAGCaacttataaataaattattttatatttaaatttttagttataaaagtatttattttaaagttgtagcgtttgggataaataactcaaaaaaataCAATTCTTTTACACAAGaaaatagatattaaaataacgatgataacaaatatttttcaatattaaatattaattttacataaCCTAATCACTAAAATTACAATCAATTAGGCAATTGATTCTTTATTTATTCTCTTATTAGTTCCATTTTTTCTAATGCTTTCAGCATTTAGTTCTTCCCACGTAATATCATTAGAAACTGATTCTTCTACTTTACCTCACCGATAACGGTGTTGTTATATGTGGTGAATAGTAACAAAATTCTAATTCACAATAATCTTAATGGCAATGCCAAAGAAATTATTGTGTAATTAGTATTTGATGTTTTATTGTGTATGATATCGTAGGtgtagataaaaaaataaatataaaatgtgtgtcaatgtatattttgttgctgtttttcattttttcctcCTATTGAAACTTCCTCCTCATTTATAGGTCAATAATTTGctataattaactataaaaaataatagtaagctatataaaaataaaatcacatataaaaaaataaaattaaaactgagaTTTTATACCACTTAAAAtgttaaatacaaatttaataataaaaatagaatagtataataaaaaaataaaatacctgAAAAGAATATATACAGTAAGTAGTTTACATAGAACATGATCTAAAAATAGTGGTGGAGAGTCAATAATTTCACCAGATGAATCATTATATAAAAATGATGATCTTTAAAATTGTGTCAAACACACATATTGTAAttcttcataattaaaaaaaaaacttctgTTACTCTTCAAACGGACTCGTAATCTCCTCTAAAGACACACATCAGCTCCTAAGAGAGGATGGCACTGCATATTGTATCAGAATAAGTAGGGGCGGAGTTTAGTTCAGACAAGGGGGCCATGGCccccaaattttttataaaaaaattagtagtactttttcaaaagataaaaaatagttCAATTGGCTTAAATACTTTGCTATAACTTAAAGTATCCAATAAATTCAATAAGCAATATTCTTTCTATCTTGaagtttaaatataaaaaattagatatttttatttatttaatttaatattattttatattttactatttatttaatttaattttttgtatgataaaaaaatagaatattcaataaatattaatattattgtatttgtataaattgataaaaaaaattcaataaatattataaattttaatatttattcttctaatttctt
The genomic region above belongs to Arachis stenosperma cultivar V10309 chromosome 5, arast.V10309.gnm1.PFL2, whole genome shotgun sequence and contains:
- the LOC130982695 gene encoding uncharacterized protein LOC130982695 yields the protein MAATRAMEVRYHIKDNSNERIWFFLQDLLDNLLNSEELAEKDCDLCGEYTEFMHKVLTWIQEKNVILIDTCRSSADQELIYHGTDLYLRVYRWSMGCCMHKAEFEPQHLLKWTMNQSTIVAWSINPRGIDLHALEVLLGTTRCTCRFNCGHSNSAQSGNITDV